A window of the Haloarcula litorea genome harbors these coding sequences:
- a CDS encoding methionine synthase: MTGPREQFRPENHPNDHFLLTTVVGSYPKPKWHDRARELFEDEDADFGTEEWAESKDDASRLITHEHERAGLDVVVDGEMRRNEMVEYFAHRIDGYEFNGRVKVWGHNYFDKPSVADEVSYGEQWLVDEFEFTDEVAERPVKVPITGPYTLANWSFNEVYDSEEQLAYELADLVNEEIEALVDAGARYIQIDEPALATTPDDHAIVGECLERIVDEIPEDVRLGLHVCYGDYSRIYPEILDYPVHEYDLELANGDYEQLDVFKDHEFTKDFAMGVVDAHVAEVEPVEEIKENIKKGLEVVPPERLTVSPDCGVKLLPREVAYGKMENMVQAAREIERELDAGEIDVVAGGAEASADD, from the coding sequence ATGACCGGACCGAGAGAGCAATTCCGACCGGAGAACCACCCCAACGATCACTTCCTGCTGACGACCGTCGTCGGCTCCTACCCCAAGCCCAAGTGGCACGACCGCGCCCGCGAGCTGTTCGAAGACGAGGACGCCGACTTCGGCACCGAAGAGTGGGCGGAGTCGAAAGACGACGCCTCGCGGCTCATCACGCACGAACACGAGCGGGCGGGCCTCGACGTCGTGGTCGACGGCGAGATGCGCCGCAACGAGATGGTGGAGTACTTCGCCCACCGCATCGACGGCTACGAGTTCAACGGCCGCGTGAAGGTGTGGGGCCACAACTACTTCGACAAGCCCTCGGTCGCCGACGAGGTCAGCTACGGCGAGCAGTGGCTCGTCGACGAGTTCGAGTTCACCGACGAGGTGGCCGAACGGCCGGTCAAGGTGCCCATCACCGGCCCGTACACGCTGGCGAACTGGTCGTTCAACGAGGTCTACGACAGCGAGGAGCAGCTGGCCTACGAACTGGCCGACCTCGTCAACGAGGAGATCGAGGCCCTGGTCGACGCCGGCGCGCGCTACATCCAGATCGACGAGCCGGCGCTGGCGACGACCCCGGACGACCACGCCATCGTCGGCGAGTGTCTCGAACGGATCGTCGACGAGATCCCCGAGGACGTGCGCCTGGGCCTCCACGTCTGTTACGGCGACTACTCGCGCATCTACCCGGAGATCCTCGACTACCCGGTCCACGAGTACGACCTCGAGCTCGCCAACGGCGACTACGAGCAGCTCGACGTGTTCAAAGACCACGAGTTCACGAAGGACTTCGCGATGGGCGTCGTCGACGCCCACGTCGCCGAGGTCGAGCCCGTCGAGGAGATCAAGGAGAACATCAAGAAAGGGCTGGAGGTCGTCCCGCCGGAACGGCTCACCGTCTCGCCGGACTGCGGCGTGAAGCTCCTCCCCCGCGAGGTCGCCTACGGCAAGATGGAGAACATGGTCCAGGCGGCCCGCGAGATCGAGCGGGAACTCGACGCCGGCGAGATCGATGTCGTCGCCGGCGGTGCGGAAGCGAGCGCCGACGACTGA
- a CDS encoding 5-methyltetrahydropteroyltriglutamate--homocysteine methyltransferase, protein MTQVVATTPGLFPLPDWAKDELADLKGHQKSDLVSGDEGPEVEAAYDSAREEVIAGQRDAGLDRVVEGQLRWDDMLAHPLAVHDNVDTRGIVRYYDNNNFYREPVVEGDLSADGGDVAAELGAAADLVDDGLQAVLPGPYSLADLATDDHYGDEAAFLDAVADFLVEEVREFPEVETLFLLEPSLVENPPADGEDERASEAVDAVAEAADADVIAHTYWGAIEEKTYAHLMDAGVDAVGFDLVSDHDQNVYNVQEYGTKDDVALGVVDGQNTLVEAPETIRDRIDWFEQQTNTAYDTVYATANTELFYLPVNKFEDKLDALANAADLEEVEA, encoded by the coding sequence ATGACGCAAGTAGTCGCGACGACTCCAGGCCTGTTCCCGCTGCCGGACTGGGCCAAAGACGAGTTGGCAGACCTGAAGGGCCACCAGAAGTCGGACCTCGTCTCCGGCGACGAGGGTCCCGAGGTCGAGGCCGCGTACGACAGCGCCCGCGAGGAAGTCATCGCCGGCCAGCGGGACGCCGGACTCGACCGCGTGGTCGAGGGACAGCTGCGCTGGGACGACATGCTCGCGCACCCGCTCGCCGTCCACGACAACGTCGACACCCGCGGCATCGTCCGCTACTACGACAACAACAACTTCTACCGGGAGCCGGTGGTCGAGGGCGACCTCTCGGCCGACGGCGGCGACGTGGCCGCCGAACTCGGTGCGGCCGCGGACCTCGTCGACGACGGCCTCCAAGCCGTCCTCCCCGGCCCGTACTCGCTCGCGGACCTGGCGACCGACGACCACTACGGCGACGAGGCCGCGTTCCTCGACGCCGTGGCCGACTTCCTCGTCGAGGAGGTCCGGGAGTTCCCCGAGGTCGAGACGCTGTTCCTGCTGGAGCCGTCGCTGGTCGAGAACCCGCCCGCGGACGGCGAGGACGAGCGCGCGAGCGAGGCCGTCGACGCCGTCGCCGAGGCGGCCGACGCCGACGTGATCGCCCACACCTACTGGGGGGCCATCGAGGAGAAGACCTACGCGCACCTGATGGACGCCGGCGTCGACGCCGTCGGCTTCGACCTGGTGAGCGACCACGACCAGAACGTCTACAACGTCCAGGAGTACGGGACGAAAGACGACGTGGCGCTGGGCGTCGTCGACGGGCAGAACACGCTCGTCGAGGCCCCGGAGACCATCCGGGACCGCATCGACTGGTTCGAACAGCAGACCAACACCGCCTACGACACCGTCTACGCGACGGCGAACACGGAGCTGTTCTACCTGCCCGTCAACAAGTTCGAGGACAAACTGGACGCGCTGGCGAACGCCGCGGACCTCGAGGAGGTCGAAGCATGA
- the folP gene encoding dihydropteroate synthase, with protein MRTVDAAGLRIGDDHPPRIMGVLNVSKESPYDPSVYDDPGEAATYVDEELVGEGADIVDVGLESANKRLDVLSAEQELERLDTAVETMHSVGGDAVFSIETRYAEVAEAALDAGFDMVNDICGFADPEMPEVCAEYDVAVGKMASPPDLERPGAVDDVDWATARSPEWAAAADYVDKVYEALGQNGFTDKTIVDPAFGGWSERKTLDHDRETFRRLREFRGLGYPVLVSINRKNFLRAIADRSTEEALPVSLAATSMAVERGAHVVRTHDVAETLDAARIGDAFTERGVTVDGDVSVAELDVRAAGDAARHLARIGADDTDGDPFVGRVFEVTGLSPAAAERLAGTAAETGVAVRTGDAGLLVGGRLDALDSLADRLADDPELAAVVDTIGS; from the coding sequence ATGCGTACCGTCGACGCGGCCGGCCTCCGCATCGGTGACGACCACCCGCCGCGTATTATGGGGGTGCTGAACGTCAGCAAGGAGTCGCCCTACGACCCCTCGGTCTACGACGACCCCGGCGAGGCGGCCACCTACGTCGACGAGGAACTCGTCGGCGAGGGTGCCGACATCGTCGACGTGGGGCTGGAGTCGGCGAACAAGCGCCTGGACGTCCTCTCGGCCGAGCAGGAGCTCGAACGGCTCGACACGGCCGTCGAGACGATGCACTCCGTCGGCGGCGACGCCGTCTTCTCCATCGAGACGCGCTACGCCGAGGTGGCCGAGGCCGCCCTCGACGCCGGCTTCGACATGGTCAACGACATCTGCGGGTTCGCCGACCCCGAGATGCCGGAGGTCTGTGCGGAGTACGACGTGGCCGTCGGCAAGATGGCCAGCCCGCCGGATCTGGAACGGCCGGGTGCCGTCGACGACGTGGACTGGGCGACCGCCCGCTCGCCCGAGTGGGCCGCCGCGGCCGACTACGTCGACAAGGTGTACGAGGCGCTCGGACAGAACGGCTTCACCGACAAGACCATCGTCGACCCGGCCTTCGGCGGCTGGAGCGAGCGCAAGACGCTCGACCACGACCGAGAGACGTTCCGCCGCCTGCGGGAGTTCCGGGGGCTCGGCTACCCCGTCCTCGTCTCGATCAACCGCAAGAACTTCCTCCGGGCCATCGCCGACCGGTCGACCGAGGAGGCCCTGCCGGTGAGCCTCGCGGCCACGTCGATGGCCGTCGAGCGCGGCGCACACGTCGTCCGGACCCACGACGTGGCCGAGACGCTGGACGCGGCCCGCATCGGCGACGCGTTCACCGAGCGGGGCGTGACCGTCGACGGGGACGTGAGCGTGGCCGAGCTCGACGTGCGCGCCGCCGGCGACGCCGCCCGCCACCTCGCCCGCATCGGTGCCGACGACACCGACGGCGACCCGTTCGTCGGCCGGGTCTTCGAGGTGACGGGGCTGTCGCCGGCGGCGGCCGAGCGGCTGGCCGGGACCGCCGCGGAGACCGGTGTCGCCGTCCGGACCGGCGACGCCGGCCTGCTGGTCGGCGGCCGACTGGACGCCCTGGACTCGCTCGCCGACCGCCTCGCCGACGACCCCGAGCTGGCCGCGGTCGTCGACACGATCGGGTCCTGA
- a CDS encoding HTH domain-containing protein: MTGNTQLRAELYLRGDTYGTFDAQQQVLNRVKRLEANGVFSESMVAGEWQRIRTMAEDKRSGALATYEEFRDWAERNGHSLEPAFERRTRSYVGLDRVDDVVVFPVVSLAVYDETQLQAVFPCTDGEHVFTVGDALDAFERGDEDWLAQFDTVTVGRTEPWLEPGVEAP; this comes from the coding sequence ATGACGGGGAACACACAGCTCCGAGCCGAACTGTATCTGCGCGGCGACACCTACGGCACCTTCGACGCCCAGCAACAGGTGCTCAACAGGGTCAAGCGTCTGGAGGCAAACGGCGTGTTCAGCGAGTCGATGGTGGCCGGCGAGTGGCAGCGCATCCGGACGATGGCCGAGGACAAGCGCTCGGGCGCGCTCGCGACCTACGAGGAGTTCCGCGACTGGGCCGAGCGCAACGGTCACTCGCTGGAACCGGCCTTCGAGCGACGGACCCGGAGCTACGTCGGGCTGGACCGCGTCGACGACGTTGTGGTGTTCCCGGTCGTCTCGCTGGCCGTCTACGACGAGACGCAGCTGCAGGCCGTCTTCCCGTGTACCGACGGGGAACACGTGTTCACGGTCGGCGACGCGCTCGACGCCTTCGAGCGGGGCGACGAGGACTGGCTCGCGCAGTTCGACACGGTCACCGTCGGCCGGACGGAACCGTGGCTCGAACCTGGCGTCGAGGCCCCCTAG
- a CDS encoding ABC transporter permease: protein MLEPIYRRFPAVLMARRNLTRTKMRSLLASLGIVIGVIAIASLGMFGVALQYSFTQNLGGIGNTLSVSPNADAGVEQLTERDVREIRRVAGPDATVSPVKQGIEPVAYERGTNTTEFVYGFADPAEVYNASEGRIPQPFRSGALVGQSLAEEHDLHPGSTIAVNGSTVRVRAVLASGDAFSPLNPDNRLVLPASTFRERGYAQVIVTAESGAAANATAREIRTALNDREERVTITEYGQLVNTIQQQFQIINTVLVGIASISLLVAGISILNVMLMSTVERREEIGVLRAVGYQKRDVLKVMLTEATLLGVAGGLAGVLLSLAAGLAINHYTVGDATAVFRVANAWYLVSAFGFGVVTSILSGLYPAWKAASEEPVEALRG from the coding sequence ATGCTTGAGCCGATCTACCGCCGCTTCCCGGCGGTGCTGATGGCACGACGGAACCTCACCCGGACGAAGATGCGGTCGCTGCTGGCGTCGCTGGGCATCGTCATCGGCGTCATCGCCATCGCCTCGCTGGGGATGTTCGGCGTCGCCCTCCAGTACTCGTTCACGCAGAACCTCGGCGGGATCGGGAACACGCTGTCGGTGTCGCCCAACGCCGACGCCGGCGTCGAACAGCTCACGGAGCGTGACGTCCGCGAGATCCGTCGCGTCGCGGGTCCCGACGCGACCGTCTCGCCGGTCAAGCAGGGCATCGAACCCGTCGCCTACGAGCGGGGGACGAACACGACCGAGTTCGTGTACGGGTTCGCCGACCCGGCGGAGGTGTACAACGCCTCGGAGGGGCGCATCCCCCAGCCGTTCCGCTCGGGCGCGCTCGTCGGCCAGTCCCTGGCCGAGGAACACGACCTCCACCCCGGCAGCACCATCGCGGTCAACGGGAGCACCGTCCGGGTGCGCGCCGTCCTCGCGTCCGGGGACGCCTTCTCGCCGCTGAACCCCGACAACCGCCTCGTGCTACCCGCGAGTACCTTCAGGGAACGGGGGTACGCACAGGTCATCGTCACCGCGGAGTCGGGAGCGGCGGCCAACGCGACCGCCCGTGAGATCAGGACCGCGCTCAACGACCGGGAGGAGCGCGTCACGATCACGGAGTACGGGCAGCTGGTCAACACCATCCAGCAGCAGTTCCAGATCATCAACACCGTCCTCGTCGGCATCGCGTCCATCTCCCTGCTGGTCGCCGGCATCTCCATCCTGAACGTGATGCTGATGTCGACCGTCGAGCGCCGCGAGGAGATCGGCGTCCTCCGGGCGGTCGGCTACCAGAAGCGGGACGTGCTGAAGGTGATGCTGACGGAAGCGACGCTGCTTGGCGTCGCCGGCGGCCTCGCGGGCGTCCTCCTGAGCCTGGCCGCTGGACTCGCCATCAACCACTACACGGTCGGCGACGCGACCGCGGTCTTCCGGGTGGCGAACGCGTGGTACCTCGTCTCGGCGTTCGGGTTCGGCGTCGTGACGAGCATCCTGAGCGGCCTCTACCCGGCGTGGAAGGCCGCCAGCGAAGAACCGGTCGAGGCGTTGCGCGGCTAG
- a CDS encoding phosphotransferase family protein has product MSTPEQDIRAVLDESGPDYEGFSYEVPGGGHQSDVYLVTLQHRGESYEVVVKFKPEEDVPFDVEPKLHEYVAERSEVPVPRILVFKRDPAVDVRPYFVTERVRGDNLAAGFGTLDLETRGRILRQAGGVLGDMHSEIGFEAFGRLALHDGRLIVQDWMGSWREYFERLTRLHVSRLDGTPFADVADRAQERIEPALDIVPEDGVPRLVHDDFRPANLLFDPEAEAPITAVLDWQDVLAALPEYNLAQTEFLFVDSSFQDPEVREQLRSAFRDGYRQHRAMDFGDGYEKRRPLYQLSTLLWRMAGFDAAFADESGLVRARAEAQYRQQFERLLGELPD; this is encoded by the coding sequence GTGTCGACGCCGGAGCAGGACATCAGGGCGGTCCTCGACGAGTCCGGGCCGGACTACGAGGGGTTCTCCTACGAGGTCCCCGGAGGCGGCCACCAGAGCGACGTCTACCTGGTGACTCTCCAGCACCGGGGCGAGTCCTACGAGGTGGTGGTGAAGTTCAAGCCCGAGGAGGACGTGCCCTTCGACGTCGAGCCGAAGCTCCACGAGTACGTCGCCGAGCGGTCGGAGGTGCCCGTGCCGCGGATCCTCGTGTTCAAGCGGGACCCGGCGGTGGACGTGCGGCCCTACTTCGTCACCGAGCGGGTCCGCGGCGACAACCTCGCGGCGGGGTTCGGGACGCTGGACCTGGAGACCCGGGGGCGCATCCTCCGCCAGGCGGGCGGCGTCCTCGGCGATATGCACTCGGAGATCGGGTTCGAGGCGTTCGGACGGCTGGCCCTCCACGACGGCCGGCTCATCGTCCAGGACTGGATGGGGAGCTGGCGGGAGTACTTCGAGCGGCTCACGCGGCTACACGTCTCCCGGCTCGACGGCACCCCCTTCGCGGACGTCGCCGACCGGGCACAGGAGCGGATCGAACCGGCGCTGGACATCGTCCCCGAGGACGGCGTCCCGCGGCTCGTCCACGACGACTTCCGGCCGGCGAACCTCCTGTTCGACCCCGAGGCCGAGGCCCCCATCACGGCCGTCCTCGACTGGCAGGACGTGCTGGCGGCGCTCCCGGAGTACAACCTCGCACAGACGGAGTTCCTCTTCGTCGACTCCTCGTTCCAGGACCCCGAGGTCCGCGAGCAGCTACGGTCGGCGTTCCGCGACGGCTACCGCCAGCACCGCGCGATGGACTTCGGGGACGGGTACGAGAAGCGTCGGCCGCTCTACCAGCTCTCGACGCTGCTCTGGCGGATGGCCGGTTTCGACGCCGCCTTCGCCGACGAGTCGGGACTCGTCCGCGCCCGCGCGGAGGCCCAGTACCGACAGCAGTTCGAGCGGCTGCTGGGGGAGCTCCCGGACTGA
- a CDS encoding ABC transporter ATP-binding protein, producing the protein MTVLDATGLVKRYRSGGETLEALGGIDFSLSAGEFVSIMGPSGSGKTTLLNILGLLDTPTEGRVVLNGRDVTDLGDRKRTTMRKRTIGFVFQHFYLLPTLNAVENVEVPSLFDRDPGRRDRAVDLLSRMGLGDRLDHRPDQLSGGQKQRVAIARSLINGPSIVLADEPTGNLDRDTGRQILDEFRRIADEDEVAIVAVTHDELVNEYVDRTVNLVDGTVGREEIDA; encoded by the coding sequence ATGACGGTCCTCGACGCAACCGGCCTCGTCAAGCGGTACCGCAGCGGCGGGGAGACGCTGGAGGCGCTGGGCGGCATCGACTTCTCGCTGTCGGCCGGCGAGTTCGTCTCGATCATGGGGCCCAGCGGGAGCGGCAAGACCACGCTGCTGAACATCCTCGGTCTGCTGGACACCCCGACGGAGGGGCGGGTAGTGCTGAACGGCCGGGACGTGACCGACCTCGGCGACCGCAAGCGGACGACGATGCGCAAGCGCACCATCGGCTTCGTCTTCCAGCACTTCTACCTCCTGCCGACGCTGAACGCCGTCGAGAACGTCGAGGTCCCGAGCCTGTTCGACCGCGACCCCGGCCGCCGCGACCGGGCGGTCGATCTGCTCTCGCGGATGGGGCTGGGCGACCGGCTCGACCACCGGCCGGACCAGCTCTCGGGCGGGCAGAAACAGCGGGTCGCCATCGCCCGCTCGCTCATCAACGGCCCCAGCATCGTGCTGGCCGACGAGCCGACGGGCAACCTCGACCGGGACACCGGCCGGCAGATCCTCGACGAGTTCCGCCGCATCGCCGACGAGGACGAGGTCGCCATCGTCGCGGTCACCCACGACGAGCTGGTCAACGAGTACGTCGACCGGACGGTCAACCTCGTCGACGGCACCGTCGGCCGGGAGGAGATCGATGCTTGA
- a CDS encoding dihydrofolate reductase: protein MPELSLVAGVARTGAIGDGETIPWHYEADERQYKERVAGHPVVVGRKTWAGMTDVEGTHPVVFTSSPDEYDAEDATFVGSVPEAVAAVAERDDAGYVIGGQSVYATMLPYADRAFVSELPEYEIGSKVFPYLGTDWTVVGREAYDEFDVVEYRHENPRPVAAAED from the coding sequence ATGCCCGAACTCTCCCTGGTCGCCGGCGTGGCCCGGACCGGAGCCATCGGCGACGGCGAGACGATCCCCTGGCACTACGAGGCCGACGAGCGACAGTACAAGGAGCGCGTCGCCGGCCACCCGGTCGTCGTCGGCCGCAAGACGTGGGCCGGGATGACCGACGTCGAGGGCACCCACCCCGTGGTGTTCACGAGCAGTCCCGACGAGTACGACGCCGAGGACGCGACGTTCGTCGGCAGCGTCCCCGAGGCCGTCGCGGCGGTCGCCGAGCGCGACGACGCCGGCTACGTCATCGGCGGCCAGTCCGTCTACGCGACGATGCTCCCCTACGCCGACCGGGCCTTCGTCTCCGAACTCCCCGAGTACGAGATCGGATCGAAGGTGTTCCCGTACCTCGGGACCGACTGGACGGTCGTCGGACGCGAGGCGTACGACGAGTTCGACGTCGTCGAGTACCGCCACGAGAACCCCCGGCCGGTGGCGGCCGCCGAGGACTGA